One Pullulanibacillus sp. KACC 23026 DNA segment encodes these proteins:
- a CDS encoding NUDIX hydrolase, protein MKKWCGASGVCINEMNQILMVLQGTPEEEKTWSIPSGGREEGETFEACCVREIEEETGYKTRILEEIMIKKGSYEDLKIAFEVHYFGVEVVGGDMNIQDPDHLIYDVTWKSAEEIEVLKLTYPEDRTFLIETLKSYQEEAKRNGN, encoded by the coding sequence ATGAAAAAGTGGTGTGGCGCTTCGGGTGTTTGTATCAATGAAATGAATCAAATTCTTATGGTCTTGCAAGGAACACCTGAAGAGGAAAAAACATGGTCGATTCCTTCAGGTGGGAGAGAAGAGGGTGAGACGTTTGAAGCCTGTTGCGTTAGAGAGATTGAAGAAGAAACAGGTTACAAAACAAGAATTCTTGAAGAGATAATGATTAAGAAAGGAAGCTACGAAGACCTTAAGATTGCTTTTGAAGTTCACTATTTTGGGGTAGAAGTGGTTGGCGGAGACATGAATATCCAAGACCCTGATCACTTAATCTATGATGTGACATGGAAATCAGCAGAAGAAATAGAAGTCCTAAAATTAACATACCCTGAAGACCGAACGTTTTTAATAGAGACTCTTAAATCCTACCAAGAGGAAGCAAAGCGAAACGGAAATTAG
- a CDS encoding nucleotidyltransferase domain-containing protein: protein MKQEPVHAAQRLVDKRFPNCSGAILAGSIVRGEWTTTSDLDIVIFDAALPSPYRESFIDYGWPIELFAHNLTSYPAFFETDCKRARPSLPRMVSEGVVLRDNGIISSIKQVADELLKKGPEPWSVDTINTKRYFLTDALDDFIGCENREEGIMIANALAEKVSEFVLRTNKQWIGASKWISRSLKQYDSQLASDFYEAFDDFYKDNLKEKVIRLVDHVLLPYGGRLFEGFSQGKV, encoded by the coding sequence GTGAAACAAGAGCCTGTCCATGCTGCACAACGGCTTGTTGATAAACGATTTCCGAATTGCAGTGGTGCCATATTAGCTGGAAGCATTGTCCGGGGAGAATGGACAACCACTTCTGATCTTGATATCGTCATTTTTGATGCCGCTCTTCCATCCCCTTATAGAGAATCCTTTATTGATTATGGTTGGCCAATTGAATTATTTGCTCATAACTTGACTTCTTATCCTGCTTTTTTTGAAACGGACTGCAAGCGTGCAAGGCCATCTTTGCCAAGGATGGTGTCTGAGGGGGTCGTGTTAAGGGATAATGGCATTATTTCTTCAATAAAACAAGTTGCTGATGAATTATTGAAAAAGGGGCCAGAGCCATGGTCGGTCGATACGATAAACACGAAACGTTATTTTCTTACAGATGCTTTAGATGATTTTATTGGCTGCGAAAATCGAGAAGAGGGCATTATGATCGCAAACGCTCTCGCGGAAAAGGTTAGCGAGTTTGTTTTAAGAACCAATAAGCAGTGGATCGGTGCTTCGAAATGGATAAGTCGTTCTTTGAAACAGTACGATTCCCAGTTAGCCAGCGATTTTTATGAAGCCTTTGATGATTTTTATAAAGATAATTTGAAAGAAAAAGTAATCAGGCTGGTTGATCATGTCCTTCTGCCTTATGGCGGGCGGTTATTTGAGGGCTTTTCTCAGGGGAAGGTTTAG